The Funiculus sociatus GB2-C1 genome window below encodes:
- the rimP gene encoding ribosome maturation factor RimP, translating into MTHPLIPQIIDLATPVAEDLGLEVVGAVFHTNQRPPVLRVDIRNCDTDTGLDDCERMSKSLEAALDAANIIPDAYVLEISSPGISRQLTTDREFISFKGFPAIIKTSEPYEGQKEWRGQLIGRDESSIYLNQKGRAIAIPRQLVSRVQLDEKR; encoded by the coding sequence ATGACTCATCCTCTGATTCCACAAATTATTGATTTAGCGACACCAGTAGCAGAAGACTTGGGCTTGGAGGTAGTAGGGGCGGTTTTTCACACCAACCAACGCCCGCCAGTGCTGCGAGTGGACATCCGGAACTGCGACACCGACACGGGACTAGATGACTGCGAACGGATGAGTAAGTCTTTGGAAGCTGCTTTAGATGCAGCCAATATCATCCCTGATGCGTATGTATTGGAGATTTCCAGCCCTGGGATTTCGCGCCAGCTGACCACGGATCGAGAGTTTATATCCTTCAAGGGATTTCCCGCGATCATCAAAACCTCCGAACCTTATGAAGGGCAGAAAGAATGGAGGGGACAACTAATTGGTCGCGATGAGAGCAGTATTTACCTCAACCAAAAGGGTCGGGCGATCGCTATTCCCCGCCAGCTGGTGAGCCGCGTACAGCTGGATGAAAAACGCTAA
- the nusA gene encoding transcription termination factor NusA — MSMVSLRGLKELIDKISTERNLPKSAVQSALREALLKGYERYRRTQNLDKRHFDEEYFENFEVELDTEEEGFRVLATKTIVEEVTNSDHEIALEQVQEVAPEAALGDTVVLDVTPEQTEFGRMAAIQTKQVLSQKLRDQQRKLVAEEFQELEGTVLQARVLRFERQSVIMAVNSGFGQSEVEADLPKREQLPNDNYRANATFKVFLKKVREGPARGPQLLVSRAAAGLVVYLFANEVPEIEDEVVRIVAVAREANPPSRHVGPRTKIAVDTLERDVDPVGACIGARGSRIQVVVNELRGEKIDVIRWSPDPSTYISNALSPARVDEVRLVNPDARQAHVLVAEDQLSLAIGKEGQNVRLAARLTGWKIDIKDIAKYDYEAEARNIAAAAAQRQAEEEALSALADDDEEFEEFETPASQHDWQDDLDEEDEVDEVNQAQTTEV; from the coding sequence ATGTCAATGGTTAGTCTGCGTGGACTTAAAGAGCTAATCGACAAAATTAGTACAGAGCGCAATTTACCCAAAAGTGCCGTGCAATCAGCCCTCAGAGAAGCCCTTCTTAAGGGCTACGAGCGCTATCGTCGCACCCAGAACCTCGACAAGCGGCACTTTGATGAAGAGTATTTTGAAAACTTTGAAGTCGAACTCGACACAGAAGAGGAAGGCTTCCGCGTCTTGGCTACCAAGACCATTGTGGAAGAAGTGACAAACTCGGATCATGAAATTGCCCTAGAACAAGTTCAGGAAGTAGCTCCAGAGGCGGCTCTAGGTGACACCGTGGTTCTGGACGTCACACCAGAACAAACCGAATTTGGTCGCATGGCGGCAATTCAAACCAAACAAGTGTTATCGCAAAAACTGCGAGATCAGCAGCGCAAACTCGTTGCTGAAGAGTTCCAAGAACTGGAAGGAACCGTCTTACAGGCGCGAGTGCTGAGATTTGAGCGGCAATCTGTAATTATGGCGGTCAATAGTGGGTTTGGTCAGTCAGAAGTGGAAGCCGACTTACCGAAGCGGGAACAGCTGCCCAACGACAATTACCGCGCCAATGCTACCTTCAAAGTATTTCTAAAAAAGGTACGGGAAGGCCCAGCGCGTGGCCCTCAGTTACTGGTTTCTAGAGCCGCCGCAGGGTTAGTAGTTTATCTATTTGCCAACGAAGTACCAGAAATTGAGGATGAAGTGGTGCGGATTGTGGCAGTAGCGAGAGAAGCCAATCCTCCCTCTCGTCATGTAGGCCCCCGCACCAAAATCGCCGTTGATACTTTGGAGCGCGATGTAGACCCCGTGGGAGCCTGTATTGGCGCTAGAGGATCGCGGATTCAAGTGGTAGTAAATGAATTGCGGGGCGAAAAAATAGATGTGATCCGCTGGTCGCCTGACCCATCTACCTACATTTCTAATGCTCTTTCGCCCGCACGAGTCGATGAGGTGCGCCTTGTAAACCCAGATGCTCGTCAGGCTCATGTTTTGGTGGCGGAGGATCAACTAAGTTTGGCGATAGGTAAAGAAGGTCAGAATGTCCGTCTAGCAGCGCGATTAACAGGTTGGAAAATCGATATTAAAGACATTGCCAAGTACGACTACGAAGCCGAAGCCCGGAATATAGCGGCTGCTGCTGCTCAACGACAAGCCGAAGAGGAAGCTCTCTCCGCTTTGGCAGACGACGATGAGGAGTTTGAAGAATTTGAAACTCCTGCTTCACAACATGATTGGCAGGACGACCTGGACGAGGAAGATGAGGTAGATGAAGTTAATCAGGCGCAGACAACGGAAGTTTAG
- a CDS encoding YlxR family protein, with protein MKPNYRRCVSCRQVALKSDFWRVVRLYPSGKLQLDQGMGRSAYICPQESCLVAARKKNKLGRSLKAPVSEELYQTLWQRLTASQHERSLLLVSETSSQEPPIVPGP; from the coding sequence ATGAAACCAAACTATCGGCGTTGCGTAAGTTGCCGCCAGGTAGCGCTAAAGTCAGACTTTTGGCGCGTTGTAAGACTCTACCCGTCGGGGAAGTTACAATTAGATCAGGGGATGGGACGTTCCGCCTATATTTGTCCCCAGGAAAGTTGTTTGGTAGCGGCTCGAAAAAAAAATAAACTGGGGCGAAGTCTCAAAGCACCTGTTTCAGAAGAACTCTACCAAACCCTGTGGCAGCGTCTGACCGCTAGCCAACACGAGCGAAGTCTCCTGTTGGTTAGCGAAACCAGCAGCCAAGAGCCGCCTATCGTCCCAGGCCCATAA